One window of the Runella slithyformis DSM 19594 genome contains the following:
- a CDS encoding sterol desaturase family protein yields the protein MNITTFLESILLRYGENSLWYAGFAFPFFFAFWIVGKNYFKKIRIQETERANLHHFKHDLGFSAITFLVFAIMDACLLLLESQGYTLLYFNVNDYGYLWLIASFCIVLFLDDMFFYWSHRAMHHPKLYKYFHRVHHESTDPSPLTAFAFHPSEAVVEQLMHVVLPFLLPLNFGVMIAWQIFSMLNNVLGHLGYEIYPRGWVKLPLLQFKTASTHHNMHHQLFNGNYALYFTWWDKWMGTEFKDYETRHEQIFERKNIKKSEEGLYLLTVADIRQEADDAFTIQFNNVPSIFRDFSAGQHLTIKVNIKGETQYRTFSISSIPNVDNYLTMTIKRVKGGKVTNYLAGNLKVGDTLEVTAPSGQFYLNPEPSHQKHYVMIAGGSGITPIYSMIGTILRFEPKSKITLLYASRNSNSIIFKKNFNNWLKEFSTQLEIKHFLSEEENPGGAVKGYITRISVEELVNRYGKNKLEFYLCGPEVLTNKLIDDLVYIGVPNEQIHRELFLITSQNKANTSQKSQITARVFGKSYQFENQDGKTILQSGLGKNIPLPFSCQSGLCGMCKMKCSEGKVTMLNNQVLTEQDLKAGYILTCQSFPQTEKITLQNS from the coding sequence ATGAATATCACCACGTTTTTGGAAAGCATCCTTCTCCGGTATGGCGAAAATTCGCTTTGGTATGCAGGTTTTGCGTTCCCATTCTTCTTTGCATTTTGGATAGTAGGAAAGAACTACTTTAAAAAAATTAGAATTCAGGAAACCGAAAGGGCGAACCTTCACCACTTCAAGCACGACCTTGGATTTTCGGCAATTACATTTCTCGTTTTTGCCATTATGGATGCTTGCTTACTTCTATTAGAAAGTCAAGGTTATACATTACTTTACTTCAATGTCAATGATTATGGCTACCTATGGTTAATAGCCAGCTTTTGTATTGTACTATTTTTAGACGATATGTTTTTCTATTGGAGTCATCGAGCTATGCACCACCCTAAACTGTATAAGTATTTTCACCGAGTTCACCACGAAAGTACAGATCCGTCGCCTCTGACAGCCTTTGCATTTCACCCATCAGAAGCCGTAGTTGAACAACTGATGCACGTTGTATTGCCTTTTTTACTTCCTCTGAATTTTGGGGTAATGATAGCGTGGCAAATTTTCTCAATGCTAAACAATGTTTTAGGTCATTTAGGATATGAAATTTATCCGAGAGGGTGGGTAAAACTGCCGTTACTACAATTCAAAACCGCTTCAACGCATCACAATATGCACCACCAATTATTTAATGGCAATTATGCCCTGTATTTTACGTGGTGGGACAAATGGATGGGTACTGAATTTAAGGACTATGAAACCCGACACGAACAAATTTTTGAACGCAAAAACATCAAGAAAAGCGAGGAAGGTTTGTATTTGCTTACAGTTGCTGATATTCGCCAAGAAGCTGATGATGCATTTACAATTCAGTTTAACAATGTACCTTCTATTTTCAGAGATTTTTCAGCAGGACAACACCTCACCATCAAAGTCAATATCAAGGGTGAAACTCAATACCGTACTTTCTCTATTTCATCTATTCCTAATGTTGATAACTATTTGACTATGACCATCAAAAGAGTCAAAGGAGGAAAAGTTACCAATTATTTAGCGGGCAATTTAAAAGTGGGCGATACCTTAGAAGTTACAGCCCCTTCCGGTCAGTTTTATCTCAATCCCGAACCTTCCCATCAGAAACACTACGTTATGATAGCAGGCGGAAGCGGTATTACGCCCATTTACAGTATGATAGGTACGATTTTGAGGTTTGAACCTAAAAGCAAAATTACCTTGCTTTATGCGAGCCGAAATTCAAACAGTATCATCTTCAAAAAGAATTTTAACAATTGGCTAAAAGAATTTTCTACCCAACTTGAAATCAAACACTTTTTGAGTGAAGAAGAAAATCCCGGTGGTGCTGTCAAAGGGTATATCACAAGAATTTCAGTGGAAGAATTGGTGAACCGATACGGTAAAAATAAATTGGAATTTTACTTATGCGGTCCCGAAGTACTGACAAATAAACTCATTGATGATTTAGTATATATAGGCGTTCCGAATGAGCAAATTCATCGAGAATTATTTTTGATTACATCTCAAAACAAAGCCAATACTTCTCAAAAATCGCAAATAACTGCGAGAGTCTTTGGCAAGTCTTATCAATTTGAAAATCAGGATGGAAAAACCATTCTTCAAAGTGGATTAGGAAAAAATATTCCACTGCCTTTTTCTTGCCAGAGTGGACTATGCGGAATGTGCAAAATGAAATGCAGTGAAGGCAAGGTAACGATGCTCAACAACCAAGTGCTTACCGAACAGGATTTGAAAGCAGGTTACATTCTTACTTGTCAATCATTCCCTCAAACAGAAAAAATCACCCTCCAAAATTCGTAA
- a CDS encoding helix-turn-helix domain-containing protein: MKAKYKPSDYEILRRRCVELKEAGWKQKDITSALGLTEGWVSQTLKKYRELGAEGLLARKPPGSLPKLTSEQLSQLVEELKQGAVSHGFPGHIWTRSRVNELIGRLFGVSYDLTQVGRILKKLGWSLQKPAKKARQQSKQKVQQWREETVPELKKSRG, from the coding sequence ATGAAAGCAAAATACAAACCATCAGATTACGAAATACTACGTCGCCGCTGCGTGGAGTTGAAAGAAGCGGGTTGGAAGCAGAAGGACATCACCTCGGCTCTTGGACTGACCGAGGGCTGGGTAAGCCAGACGCTGAAAAAGTATCGGGAGTTGGGGGCGGAAGGCTTGCTGGCCCGAAAGCCGCCAGGTTCGTTGCCTAAACTGACGTCAGAACAGCTTTCGCAGCTTGTCGAAGAGCTTAAACAAGGTGCTGTCAGCCACGGTTTTCCCGGCCACATCTGGACACGCTCTCGTGTCAACGAGTTGATTGGCAGGCTATTCGGTGTCAGCTACGACCTAACGCAGGTGGGGCGTATCCTAAAAAAACTGGGATGGAGCTTGCAGAAGCCCGCCAAAAAGGCTCGCCAGCAGAGCAAGCAGAAAGTCCAGCAGTGGCGGGAAGAGACGGTACCGGAATTAAAAAAAAGCCGAGGATGA
- a CDS encoding Crp/Fnr family transcriptional regulator codes for MDTKITTFIQNINPLPNDILEEVISYFQHLEYPKNYFLLKQGRPCKHLWFLVQGAVRYFYTDEDGKDSNVWFSLDTDVITEAPSFVSQKPSYESIQLLEDSELYAIERNNLYSLLQRHHSFAIWYISLVEKHYVFQIEERISDLQFLTAKQRYEKLFLKFPNISNRINLGHIASYLNITQETLSRIRSGKL; via the coding sequence ATGGATACGAAAATTACAACATTCATACAGAATATTAACCCTCTTCCAAACGACATTTTGGAAGAGGTTATCTCGTATTTTCAACACTTGGAGTACCCTAAAAACTATTTTCTTTTGAAACAGGGAAGACCTTGTAAACATCTCTGGTTCTTGGTACAGGGGGCTGTTCGTTATTTTTACACCGATGAAGATGGCAAAGACAGCAATGTTTGGTTTTCACTTGACACAGATGTAATAACGGAGGCCCCAAGTTTTGTTAGTCAAAAGCCATCTTACGAGAGCATACAACTTTTGGAAGACAGTGAATTATATGCAATAGAACGCAACAACTTATACAGTCTATTGCAAAGGCATCATTCTTTTGCAATCTGGTATATCAGTTTGGTAGAAAAACACTATGTCTTTCAAATTGAAGAACGAATAAGTGACCTTCAATTCCTTACTGCTAAACAACGCTATGAGAAATTATTCCTAAAATTTCCAAACATTAGCAACCGTATTAACTTAGGTCATATTGCCTCCTACCTAAATATCACCCAAGAAACCCTTAGTCGTATCAGGTCAGGTAAGCTATAA
- a CDS encoding IS630 family transposase, whose translation MLPLVCRTWAPKGKTPIIEEKAGKEHLSLIAAMAPNGRLYVGGQDKAYNSEGVVDFLEYLCRRYRSKDLIVIWDGATIHRSQAIKDFLARKKGRVHLVALPGYSPELNPVELLWSQLKRELKNRVFLDLTDLAEVLKEKIEEVRKDTELLVSFFKKKEVAFFTG comes from the coding sequence CTGCTCCCCCTCGTTTGCCGTACGTGGGCACCCAAGGGTAAAACGCCCATTATCGAGGAGAAGGCGGGCAAAGAACACCTCAGTCTGATCGCCGCGATGGCCCCTAATGGGAGGCTGTACGTCGGCGGACAAGACAAGGCATACAATAGTGAGGGGGTGGTTGACTTTCTGGAGTACCTATGCCGCAGGTACCGCAGCAAGGACTTGATCGTGATCTGGGATGGCGCGACCATCCACCGTAGCCAAGCCATAAAGGACTTTTTGGCGCGCAAGAAAGGGCGCGTGCACCTTGTGGCCCTGCCTGGTTATAGCCCGGAACTGAACCCGGTCGAGTTGCTGTGGAGTCAGTTAAAAAGAGAGCTCAAAAACCGGGTATTCCTCGACCTGACAGATTTGGCCGAAGTGTTGAAAGAAAAAATTGAGGAGGTCAGAAAAGACACGGAATTGCTGGTTTCATTCTTTAAAAAGAAGGAAGTAGCTTTCTTTACAGGATAA